Below is a genomic region from Falco naumanni isolate bFalNau1 chromosome 2, bFalNau1.pat, whole genome shotgun sequence.
GGGCACTGTGCGATTACCACTGGTAGGACAAGGAAGATATATTGGTCAGTTGCTCTTGTTTCTGgttaggttttgttttcagtcttaGATTTTATTGTGACATATGGGTtgctgtgtatttaaaaaaaaaaaaaaaaagacttgctctttatttaaacttatttttaaatcttggaACTCATATTCTACCATTGTGGATGCAGAGCCACCCTCAGAAACACTTAGTGAATCTTCCTGTTGAGCGGCAATGCGCCGCAGCACCGAGGAGCTAGGCCTTTCACAGTCGTGACACTGGGCTGGTGGTAGGGACAGAAATTAAGCAATGTGTCTGATCTATAGCCTTCTTATAGTTTTGTGTCTGTGCAATACCTGGCTAATGCAGGACAGTTAAAACCCTCCATGACTTCCACCTTGGTGGTGGTAGTTGACATTCTTACAACAGATTTTATTCGCTACTGCTCAGCGTTCGTCAGGTGGAATAAAGCTTTAGTGATAATGACAAGTTTCTTTATCCTCTAATAGTTTTAAATCATTTTAGTGTTTGGGAGTGACCAAGAGACATAGACTGAGATGCTATTTAGAGCTTCAcgggtgagggtttttttctgacattttgaaagtacctgctttcattttaaggtTCTGGTCCCACTGCTGTATTAGTCCTACATCCCACTGAGCTCCTTGCACTGGACGAAGCAAAGAATCAGTACTCTTCCAAGGATGATGTCTTCAGATAGACAGTTATTCATTCATGGCATTGAGCTGCCATCGCCTTAGAAGCCAAATAAGCTGAATTTACAGAAAACACCTTTTTGCATTGTGGTCTTGTTGCTTAGCGAGTCCTCTCTGGGGTTCTTCATGACTTATCAGAGTGGTGGCAAAGTAAATGGGTACCTGGAAGTGTGATCAAGAGGTTTGTTTGATAAGTACTTCTAAATTGGCACCAGAATATTATTAGCTTTATcggtatttttgtgtgtttgataTGCAACTAATATACTATGTGGAAATACTTGTTGTAAAAGTAGTTTCACAACAGACTCTAGGTGTTTGAAAGGATAGATTTCATTGTGTATGAAACTAGTTCTGTTGggaaaatagaaaagtaaaaaagtgaAGACAACTTTCATGCCCTTTTACAACAAGCAAAGGCAGTAGAAGTAGGGTATGAATGTGTTTCattgtgctgtttcttctctcAGCTTCTGCTTATGTCTTATATATTTTGGCAGGAACTTAGCGCATTTCATGAGTAGAAATACATGAACACTTCTTGAGcaccaagaagaaaacattctcCAATTGTGAGACTTATTCAAGGAATTACTCTTAGTTGAGAAATCCATGCCAACACTGTACTATAAAATACTCAAGTCCATGGATACCTTTGTAATTATATCAGTACTCAGACAATTTTGGGGTGACTTGATGTGGTTTACAAATAATGCTGTAGAAAATTATGCAAACACAGAGTTTTCCTTTCAGGGAACTCATTGAAATTTTGGCAATTTCTAGAAACCAGAAGCTTCCACAACCAGGAGAGGAAAGCCAGGTAAGCTGACTTTCtaaactgtatttctgtggGTAAGCACAATgctttatttgtaatttttcccccttttttttctttctttgtccttGTCTGTACTCAGGCTAATGGTGATGATGGGATTTTGGCTGCATTACAAAGGCATTCTTGGTCCtcatgttgggttttttgtttgtttattagtTGTATGATTCATAGGCTGTTTCTGCaaactgaggaagaaattttaattttttgtgcaAACAGAAATACTCCAATGGATGTCAGTTGCTGTCTTTTGCAGCACGATTGAGGGTGGGTTGTTACTCTAGCTAAATTAAGTTCTGCAAAACTCTCGTTCAATAGATCCTGGAACTGCTGATTCAGAGAGATGGTGAGTTTCAAGAACTAATGAAGTTGGCGGTTGATCAGGGGAAAATCCATcatgaaatgcagcttttagAAAAGGTAGTAGAAAAGAGGGATAATGAtattcagcagctgcagaaacaacTAAAAGAAGCAGAGCATATACTGGTAAGTTCACAATgatgtgtttgcttttgagCATCTACTTGTGGTGGTTCTGGAGAAAGTGGTGTGTTAAGttgagaagataaaaatatttaaaacttcataAGAGCTtagcatttggttttttttccagtaatcAAATACTGTTATCATGctattcagttttgttttataatgctaattttcttccaaacctactttgtgtattttgaaaatattcactGAATAGTGTCTCTCTTAAAATGCaagtaaatgcaaaaaattaCTCACAGAACTGACTTTATGTAGAAATTTACAAGTTAAAGATGCATTGAAGATTTGGtttaatttgtttggttttttttacaactaGGCAACAGCTGTTTatcaagcaaaggaaaagctgaaatcaattgaaaaagcaagaaaaggtgAGTATCCATGATTGCACATACTACATAAATGCAGTTGTAAAGAATGTTGCAAGTGAGCTGAAgttagggttgttttttggtttggtttttaattatCATCACAGATTTTTGGATGCTTTATGTGTaaacaaatttctgtttcattatgAACCTATAACTCAATAAAGgcaggaattattttttgtggTACGCAtatctttaatattaaatttaaagcGTTTCAATACTCTTCTTGGACGACTGATAATAGTGTATCTGGTTAACTTAAGTATCTCATCAAATCACCTCAGGAGGTTACTGAGGAAAGGGAGACAATGTTGGTATGCATATCCATTGTATTTGAAAGACTGGCTAGCTGGTGACGCTGGTTTGTATTTGTAGCAATTCCTGCCTATCAAGTGaaactgacttttttctttttgtgtagGAGGccttttcttggtgtttttttataGTGTCTTAACATTTTGtatatttcttctaaaaaaatcaagaaatattGTAAAATTTCTCACTGTAATACAGGCATATATTTAGAAGGGCTGCTACCTGTACGCTCTACATTTACTagacaaacacatttctttacTGTGGAGAATTCCATAATAGAGCAGGTCCTGAAGTTCTCTTACAAATTGTGCTTGTCAAGTATGCTGCTTAAGAGATTGATTTGTGTTTTTCACAAGGTTGAAAAACTGCTGATGTGGCTGTAAAATCAGTTCACTGAAGCTCACGCTTACATAGTCTAAGAATCCTCCAAGCAGTCATTGTATTTGAAGCATGCTCTTAATGTTTGACAAAAATACATTCCCAATCTTTTAGATATTAGTGTGCAGTCTTCTGAAATAATATAATGATGCAGTTTCCTGACAATATGGTaacttttcttccattcttccaGGTGCCATTTCCtctgaagaaataattaaatatgcCCATAGGATCAGTGCTAGCAATGCTGTGTGTGCCCCTCTGACGTGGGTACCAGGTAACTTACCATGTTTATGacaacagatttttaaacttttttatttctaataataaaGCATGGTCAGTATCTGGTCTTAGGATGCTTATACAGTGAAAAACACCGGGGTTTATTAGAGTAacattgttttcagctgttatATCTaatattttcaacaaaaatggaataaaagtCCTGTACGTCTTCAAAAGGATATGAAACTGCATGCTTCCATTAATGGACTGgccacctctgctctcctttgttcgcttttttcctctgaatgtTGGCCCCAGTTGTAAGTTAGAACCAAGTATGTTGAAGTCTTTTCCATGTGCTTGATtgttttccctcctgccccttataatatttttttcagaggatgTTAGTAATCAGTGGAGTCAGAAGCAAGGCTTTCGTTTTGTCAGGTTTCAGTTTTGGGAACTATCCTCCTTGTCCAAAATGGGAATGTGTTTTTTCCAATCTCTGCCCTTGCTGTTTAGCTGTGAAGTAGCAGGGAAAGCAAAGATATCTTCTAAATGTgaggttggttttgttttgattacttttaatgtgctttttatgCCAAGTTTGAATGAACAAAGAAAGTCTTAAGTGGAAGACACAGGTTTGGATTTTAACAAAACAGGTGTGATGCTCATTGCTGATCCAAGCAATCAGAGTAtgtttcattttgggttttgtttggtcaGGAAGCTaggcactgaagaaaaaattgatGTCTGCAAGACAAgtaaatatataaacacatccttttgcttttcttcttaaaggGGACCCACGTAGGCCATATCCTACAGATCTGGAAATGAGGAGTGGGCTCTTGGGTCAGATGAACAATCCGTCCACCAATGGAGTTAATGGACACTTACCAGGGGATGCACTTGCAGCAGGTAGACTGCCAGgtaaaagaaattcagttttattttgcttttctttcttccttgtacAGTCACAGCAATTACACATTTCCCTTAGCAAAGGCAAATCAGagttaaaataatgaaaattatggCTAATATTGTTCCTGAGCAGTGAAGATCTAGTAAATAAAGTTAACAATTAGAAATTTTATGCTAAATCATGCTGCAGACACTACAACTATATCTATATAAACAAAACTCACTTCTTTATCCTTCAATTCAGTTATTTTGAATTGCTGTAAAGTAAGTGATAACAAATCATGTtagaaagaagcattttcaaagcaatctTTTCTTAGTAGTGATGACAGAAAGTACGGAATTGTGAAAGctgtatttggaagaaaagaggtTTATTGTCATCCCCTACGTTCCTTTAAGTCTACACTCTGTATAGCAAGACTGATTAGTTCTGGATTGAAGAGGCATTGCAGGGACAACTGGTGAGGTAGTACCTTGAGTGTAGGAACTGAGCTTTAATCTGTTAATTTGCTTAGTGAAATGGGTGCTTCCGTTGACTTTAATGGGATTCATTCACTCATGCTGAAATAGAATTTGGTAGTAAATTGTAGTAACTGAATCAAGAATTCAGTGGTTCTGTACTTGTGCAGCATTAGTCTACCACGGTTAGactaaaatgtggaaaaattcTCAGTTTGGATTTATAGGAGGCCTGTAACAGTTCTTACCTGTCCGTTAAGCCACTTGCAGGTGTTACAGAAAGCTTGTGTTCAAAAATTATACtgaatctattaaaaaaacctgtattgTAACTTCACTGGAGAAATTGTAAACTTGGATCTGATCATCTGTCTAATCCTATTGTCACCTCTTAGGAAGTGACTTGAGGTTCTGCATCATACCGCTTTCTAAATCTCTGGCCTTGGATAAAATGGGCCAGTGAGCTGGGTAGGAGTGGGACCCTGACATCTGTCCAAAGCAACCTATCAGGGGAATGTGGAGCGTGGGCC
It encodes:
- the MED4 gene encoding mediator of RNA polymerase II transcription subunit 4, producing the protein MAAAAAAAGGGGERSSTRDRLLAALEDLELLARELIEILAISRNQKLPQPGEESQILELLIQRDGEFQELMKLAVDQGKIHHEMQLLEKVVEKRDNDIQQLQKQLKEAEHILATAVYQAKEKLKSIEKARKGAISSEEIIKYAHRISASNAVCAPLTWVPGDPRRPYPTDLEMRSGLLGQMNNPSTNGVNGHLPGDALAAGRLPDVLAPQYPWQSSDMSMNMLPPNHSNDFMLEPPGHNKENEDDVEVMSTDSSSSSSDSD